One part of the Dyadobacter sp. 676 genome encodes these proteins:
- a CDS encoding nicotinate phosphoribosyltransferase — protein MINQLYDTSMSLLTDLYQLTMAYGYWKSGKAEQEAVFNLYFRKHPFAGGFTVAAGLCSVIEYLQDYRFNEEDLAYIGSLTGSDGNKLFDDGFLEYLRKLELHCSIDAIPEGTVVFPNEPLLRIQGPILQCQLLETPLLNLINFQSLIATKAARMRLVAKDDVLLEFGLRRAQGPDGGVTASRAAYIGGFDATSNVLAGKFYDIPVKGTHAHSWVMSFDSELEAFETYAKHMPNNVTLLVDTYDSLNGVRHAVEVGKQLRAGGHDLGGIRLDSGDLAYLSIEARKILDEAGFEKTNIVASNDLDEYIMDSLKIQGAKINVWGIGTKLVTAYDQPALGGVFKLAAIRTESGEWDYKLKLSEQAIKVSTPGIQQVRRFRDSNGFVSDMIFNTETPLIGKATMVDPYDFTKNRSFDESVPYEDLLVPVFAKGQLIYKLPSVHETRQRVQDQLAHFYKGIKRFVNPHTYPVGLEKDLFDLKTNLIFKLRAGNEA, from the coding sequence ATGATCAACCAGCTTTACGATACTTCAATGAGCCTTCTTACCGATCTTTACCAGCTTACCATGGCTTACGGCTATTGGAAATCGGGCAAAGCGGAGCAGGAAGCGGTTTTTAACCTTTATTTCAGAAAACATCCTTTCGCGGGTGGGTTTACGGTCGCGGCCGGGCTTTGCAGCGTCATCGAATATTTGCAGGATTACCGTTTCAATGAGGAAGACCTGGCCTATATCGGCTCGCTCACGGGCAGCGATGGTAACAAGCTTTTCGATGACGGTTTTCTCGAATATTTGAGGAAGCTGGAACTGCATTGCAGTATCGACGCCATTCCGGAAGGTACTGTTGTTTTTCCCAATGAACCGCTTCTCCGTATTCAGGGGCCGATTTTGCAATGCCAGCTGCTGGAAACGCCATTGCTCAACCTGATCAACTTTCAATCGCTAATTGCCACCAAAGCGGCGCGGATGAGGCTCGTCGCAAAAGATGATGTATTGCTAGAATTCGGCCTGCGTCGCGCACAGGGACCCGATGGTGGTGTAACAGCCAGCCGGGCAGCCTATATCGGCGGGTTCGACGCTACTTCCAATGTCCTTGCGGGGAAATTTTACGATATTCCGGTGAAAGGTACCCATGCCCACAGCTGGGTAATGTCGTTCGACAGCGAACTGGAGGCTTTCGAAACTTACGCGAAGCACATGCCTAACAATGTGACTTTGCTGGTGGATACCTACGACTCCCTGAATGGCGTCCGGCACGCGGTGGAGGTAGGAAAACAGCTGCGCGCCGGCGGTCACGACCTGGGCGGTATCCGTCTCGACTCCGGCGATTTGGCCTACCTGAGTATCGAAGCGAGGAAAATATTGGACGAAGCGGGCTTCGAAAAAACGAATATCGTGGCCAGTAACGACCTCGATGAGTACATTATGGACAGCTTGAAAATTCAGGGCGCGAAAATAAATGTATGGGGGATCGGTACCAAACTCGTTACGGCCTATGACCAGCCTGCGTTGGGTGGGGTTTTCAAGCTGGCCGCAATCCGCACCGAGTCCGGGGAATGGGACTACAAACTGAAGTTGTCGGAACAGGCGATCAAGGTTTCGACACCAGGCATTCAACAGGTGAGAAGGTTCAGGGATTCAAATGGTTTCGTTTCGGATATGATATTTAATACCGAAACGCCGCTGATCGGGAAAGCCACGATGGTAGACCCATACGACTTTACTAAAAATCGTTCGTTCGACGAGTCGGTGCCTTACGAGGATTTGCTCGTCCCCGTTTTTGCGAAGGGTCAGTTGATCTACAAATTGCCTTCCGTACATGAGACGCGGCAGCGCGTGCAGGATCAGCTGGCACATTTTTATAAGGGAATAAAACGATTTGTAAACCCGCATACCTATCCGGTAGGCCTTGAAAAAGATTTGTTTGATTTAAAAACCAACCTGATTTTTAAACTTCGCGCCGGCAACGAGGCGTGA
- a CDS encoding glycine--tRNA ligase, translating to MSQAPATSLQDIVGHAKEYGFVFPSSEIYDGLQAVYDYGQNGVELKNNLKTAWWKAMTQLHDNIVGIDAAIFMHPLTWKASGHVDGFNDPMIDNKDSKKRYRADQLLEGKAEQYEKEGHPEKAKALLAEMGRLLSAEDLNGVRELIIAEDIKCPVSGTANWTEVRQFNLMFSTQVGSVAEEANMIYLRPETAQGIFVNFLNVQKSGRMKVPFGIAQIGKAFRNEIVARQFTFRMREFEQMEMQFFVRPGTEMDWYAKWKEARMKFHKAIGLPAEKLKFHDHEKLAHYANAAVDIEFEFPFGFREIEGIHSRTDFDLRNHQELSKKKQQYFDADLDENGKPYGNYIPYVVETSVGADRLFLAAFCNAYTVETAGEGENAKERTLLKLHPALAPFKAAVLPLVKKDGLAEKAQALANSLKSSFRTVYDDNAAIGKRYTRQDLIGTPFCIAVDYQTMEDDTVTIRHRDSMEQERVHISELKDKIGYQVAIERILEAI from the coding sequence ATGAGCCAGGCACCTGCTACCTCTCTGCAAGACATTGTTGGGCACGCGAAGGAATACGGTTTCGTGTTCCCTTCTTCCGAAATATATGATGGATTACAAGCCGTTTACGATTATGGCCAGAACGGCGTCGAATTGAAAAACAACCTCAAAACCGCCTGGTGGAAGGCCATGACGCAACTGCACGACAATATCGTCGGTATCGACGCGGCGATTTTCATGCATCCGCTCACCTGGAAGGCATCGGGCCACGTCGATGGGTTCAACGACCCGATGATCGACAACAAAGACTCGAAAAAACGTTACCGCGCCGACCAGCTGCTGGAAGGCAAAGCGGAACAATATGAAAAAGAAGGCCATCCCGAAAAAGCCAAAGCGTTGCTGGCTGAAATGGGCCGTTTGCTCAGTGCGGAAGATTTGAACGGCGTTCGCGAACTGATCATTGCGGAAGATATCAAATGCCCGGTGTCGGGTACAGCCAACTGGACCGAGGTCCGTCAGTTCAACCTGATGTTCAGCACACAGGTGGGATCGGTAGCTGAGGAAGCCAATATGATCTACCTCCGACCGGAAACCGCGCAGGGTATTTTTGTGAACTTTTTGAATGTGCAGAAAAGCGGCCGTATGAAGGTGCCTTTCGGCATCGCACAGATCGGCAAGGCGTTTCGTAACGAAATCGTGGCACGTCAGTTTACATTCCGTATGCGTGAGTTTGAGCAAATGGAAATGCAGTTTTTCGTACGCCCTGGCACCGAAATGGATTGGTATGCCAAATGGAAGGAAGCCCGGATGAAGTTTCACAAGGCGATCGGTTTGCCGGCTGAGAAGCTGAAATTCCACGATCATGAAAAACTAGCGCATTATGCCAATGCTGCTGTCGACATCGAGTTCGAATTTCCATTCGGTTTCCGCGAGATCGAAGGTATCCACTCGCGCACCGATTTCGACCTGCGCAACCACCAGGAGCTTTCGAAGAAGAAGCAACAGTATTTCGATGCGGATCTGGACGAGAATGGCAAGCCTTATGGTAATTACATTCCTTACGTGGTAGAAACATCCGTAGGCGCCGACCGGTTGTTCCTGGCCGCATTTTGCAATGCCTACACTGTAGAAACGGCTGGGGAAGGGGAGAATGCCAAAGAGCGCACTTTGCTGAAACTGCACCCCGCATTGGCGCCATTCAAAGCGGCGGTATTGCCCTTGGTGAAAAAGGATGGTTTGGCAGAAAAAGCGCAGGCGCTGGCGAACTCGCTGAAATCCTCTTTCCGCACGGTTTATGACGACAATGCGGCGATCGGCAAGCGGTATACCCGCCAGGACCTGATCGGAACGCCGTTCTGCATCGCGGTGGATTACCAGACAATGGAAGACGACACCGTCACGATCCGCCACCGCGACTCGATGGAACAGGAACGCGTCCATATCAGCGAATTGAAAGATAAAATTGGTTATCAGGTAGCGATCGAGCGCATTCTCGAAGCGATTTAA
- a CDS encoding ABC transporter permease — protein sequence MLLNYLKISIRNFRKQRLFSGLNILGLGIGIAAVWLMLLYVADEVSYDGFHAKADRIFRVTQEARWATGSFKLAPTSAPFAQALRNEYPEIEKTVRISAEGGGRIRFGEKTDRRE from the coding sequence ATGCTACTTAACTACCTCAAAATATCCATCCGAAACTTCCGTAAACAACGGTTGTTCAGCGGACTCAACATCCTGGGGCTCGGGATCGGCATCGCCGCCGTGTGGCTCATGTTGCTCTACGTGGCCGACGAGGTCAGTTACGACGGCTTCCACGCCAAAGCGGACCGTATTTTCCGGGTTACGCAGGAAGCACGATGGGCTACCGGCAGTTTCAAACTTGCCCCGACGTCGGCACCGTTTGCGCAGGCATTGCGGAATGAATATCCTGAAATCGAAAAGACCGTCCGGATCAGCGCCGAAGGTGGCGGCAGGATCCGGTTCGGTGAAAAAACAGATCGACGCGAATGA
- a CDS encoding FtsX-like permease family protein — MKKQIDANDIYFADASVFDIFSYPFIYGNPATALREPQKIVLTKTLAIRIFGDASKAMGQTVFFSNNFPNTVTGVMEDAPANSHLNFSALRSLPAGYAGGWQDGDIYTYLLLRKGADARKLEAKFPAFYAKYLQKQMGNADYHMGLQPLTSIHLHSHLDYEISANGNIHTVYIFSAIALLILIIACINYMNLYTARSLKRVREVGVRKAIGSRRFQLVGQFLTESILMTGLAGLAGFLLAKSALPLFNQLAEKTLSIDFQNNELLTWGVAGVFLLLIGLLSGLYPALMLSGYRPVIALKGQPGEQSGGVGFRQSLVVFQFAATVAMIACSGIVYKQIRYVNHKDLGFNKKQVLTFHIDKNEVRSQVGALKEKLEQNPAIESAAAASNPIGNNSIGSTALFIETNSGEIPSTPQITQRFMADADYLRTMEIKLLNGRDFSKNSPADLSGAVLVNEALVRKQGWTNPIGKRMRFPADSGGNTSELTVAGVTNDFHIYSLQHKIEPLVIRFAPPSEQDNMYVRINPAKTAEALAYIRRIYKTFDPEATPEFHFLDENFAKQYRAEQRQGNVLLAFAVLAVSIACLGLFGLAAFAAEARTKEIGVRKVLGASVQDVVLMLSLDFVKLVLIAIVIGTPVAAYAMDKWLQNFEYRETLSWWVFALSGIIAIVIALATVSSQALKSALTNPVKALRTE, encoded by the coding sequence GTGAAAAAACAGATCGACGCGAATGACATTTACTTCGCGGACGCATCCGTTTTTGACATATTCTCCTACCCATTTATTTACGGGAACCCTGCTACCGCGCTCCGCGAACCACAAAAAATCGTTTTAACCAAAACACTCGCCATCCGGATTTTCGGCGATGCGTCGAAGGCAATGGGTCAAACCGTATTTTTTTCCAACAATTTCCCCAACACCGTAACGGGCGTCATGGAAGACGCCCCGGCCAACTCTCACTTGAATTTCAGCGCATTGCGCTCGTTACCGGCCGGTTACGCCGGCGGTTGGCAGGACGGGGATATTTACACCTATCTGCTTTTGAGAAAAGGGGCGGACGCAAGGAAACTCGAAGCCAAATTCCCGGCATTTTATGCCAAATACCTGCAAAAACAAATGGGAAATGCCGATTACCATATGGGATTGCAGCCGCTGACTTCCATTCATCTGCACTCGCATCTGGACTATGAAATCAGTGCGAACGGGAATATCCATACGGTTTATATTTTCTCGGCCATTGCCCTGCTTATCCTGATCATCGCCTGTATCAATTATATGAACCTGTACACCGCCCGCTCGCTCAAACGCGTGCGCGAGGTCGGCGTGCGCAAGGCAATCGGCTCCCGGCGATTCCAGCTCGTGGGACAGTTTTTGACAGAATCGATCCTGATGACCGGTCTGGCCGGGTTGGCGGGTTTTCTTTTGGCCAAATCTGCATTGCCGCTTTTCAATCAACTGGCAGAAAAAACATTGAGCATCGACTTTCAAAACAATGAATTATTAACATGGGGCGTTGCAGGCGTTTTTCTGCTTCTGATCGGCCTGCTTAGCGGGCTGTACCCCGCATTGATGCTCTCCGGCTACCGACCGGTGATTGCCTTGAAGGGACAACCGGGAGAGCAATCGGGCGGAGTTGGTTTCAGGCAATCGCTGGTGGTGTTCCAGTTTGCGGCTACGGTAGCGATGATCGCCTGTTCGGGAATTGTGTACAAACAAATCAGGTATGTGAACCATAAAGATTTGGGTTTTAACAAAAAGCAGGTGTTGACTTTCCATATCGACAAAAACGAAGTGCGGAGCCAGGTGGGCGCATTGAAGGAAAAGTTGGAACAAAATCCGGCGATCGAAAGCGCCGCGGCTGCCAGTAACCCCATCGGCAACAACAGCATTGGGTCTACTGCATTGTTTATCGAAACCAATAGCGGCGAAATACCTTCTACCCCGCAGATTACGCAACGGTTCATGGCCGATGCGGACTACCTGCGCACGATGGAGATCAAGCTCCTGAACGGCCGCGATTTTAGCAAAAATTCCCCCGCAGACCTCTCCGGTGCGGTACTCGTGAACGAAGCGCTGGTAAGGAAACAGGGCTGGACAAATCCGATCGGGAAAAGAATGCGATTCCCGGCCGATAGCGGCGGTAATACATCCGAGCTGACCGTCGCGGGCGTAACAAACGACTTTCACATTTATTCCCTGCAACACAAAATCGAGCCGCTGGTGATCCGGTTCGCCCCACCGTCGGAGCAGGATAATATGTATGTCCGTATTAACCCTGCAAAAACGGCCGAGGCACTGGCCTACATTCGGCGGATTTATAAGACATTCGATCCCGAAGCTACTCCGGAATTTCATTTCCTGGACGAGAATTTTGCTAAACAATACCGGGCCGAGCAACGGCAAGGTAATGTATTACTGGCCTTTGCCGTGCTGGCGGTGAGCATCGCCTGCCTGGGACTGTTCGGGCTTGCGGCATTCGCGGCCGAAGCGCGCACGAAGGAGATAGGCGTACGCAAAGTGCTCGGCGCCAGTGTGCAGGACGTCGTACTTATGCTTTCCCTTGATTTTGTAAAACTCGTACTGATCGCCATCGTCATAGGGACTCCCGTGGCCGCGTATGCAATGGACAAATGGCTTCAGAACTTCGAGTACCGCGAAACGCTGTCCTGGTGGGTATTCGCGCTGTCCGGCATTATCGCCATCGTAATCGCACTGGCGACGGTAAGCTCACAAGCATTGAAATCGGCGCTGACGAACCCTGTTAAAGCTTTGAGAACGGAGTAG
- a CDS encoding ABC transporter permease, whose amino-acid sequence MLKNYFKTAWRNLLKRRFYTLVTVLGLTVGMTFSLLMISYIRGEWQVNRNLRNAENQYIIRSRWTDPNMGMDITTLGPLGKALKTDYPGLVANYYRYDAITVAVSHGDKHFREDVQTGDSTLLGMYGFSLLHGNARTALNAPNSVVITENKALKYFGRTDVVGESLTLHNFLGGKQEYQVTAVMKNPPINSVTHLLASGAEIFFPFSSLEGRKGSEDNWGFAFMVNYIELKEGVTPADLAKPIAQELATHASEAIRTNLEVYLTPLNEYYREANNGIVDRMIFTLSGITVFILVMAIVNFVNISIGNSSSRLKEIGVRKVLGSLKRQLIGQFLAESILLSLIAMCFSLGLYELLRPLFGDILGKEIASLRSLMPYSLLIPVVGSAVIGALAGLYPALVLSRLPSVESMKGKLKSVRDNIVFRRSLIALQFIIALLVFAGAGIVARQVDYFFRKNLGYEKESLVTIGVPRDWTPAGLVRMEQVRDGLGRLKEVKDITLSYEIPNGNGSYFGFYKPGQDSTNAALATVLRTDVSYARTYGISLIAGEFLQAPHTAYQPDRVVMNETAIKSLGYANAQAAIGEQVRVHFYSKPLAITGVVRDFHFESMHQPIKPLVFADVRGTNTYRYLSLRLNPGNIGETMAAVQDKWRELMPDAPFEYTFMDSTLQKLYQTEIQLKKASRVATLLSLIIVLLGIMGMVSLNVARRTREVGIRKVLGATGIQVVVLFLKEFLAILSGAILLAFPLAALLGNQWLESYAYRIRIGWEIFGIIAVLFGMLITLSVCIQTYKAAIMNPVKSLKSD is encoded by the coding sequence ATGCTAAAAAACTACTTCAAAACCGCCTGGCGCAATTTGCTGAAACGCCGTTTTTATACACTGGTAACCGTTCTCGGCCTTACCGTCGGGATGACCTTCTCGCTCCTGATGATAAGTTACATCCGGGGCGAATGGCAGGTCAACCGCAACCTTCGCAATGCCGAAAACCAATACATCATCCGCAGCCGCTGGACCGACCCGAATATGGGAATGGATATAACCACCCTGGGCCCGCTGGGGAAAGCCCTCAAAACGGATTATCCGGGTCTTGTTGCAAACTATTACCGTTACGACGCCATTACGGTAGCGGTCTCGCACGGTGACAAGCATTTCAGAGAGGACGTGCAAACCGGCGATTCCACCCTGCTCGGCATGTACGGTTTCTCACTCCTGCATGGCAACGCACGTACTGCGCTGAACGCACCTAATTCGGTTGTGATTACCGAAAACAAGGCATTGAAATACTTCGGCAGGACGGACGTCGTGGGCGAGTCGCTTACTTTGCACAATTTCCTTGGCGGCAAACAGGAATACCAGGTCACTGCGGTCATGAAAAACCCACCTATCAATTCGGTGACGCATTTGCTTGCCAGCGGGGCGGAGATTTTCTTCCCGTTCAGCAGTCTCGAAGGCCGCAAAGGCTCGGAAGACAACTGGGGTTTTGCCTTCATGGTTAATTACATTGAATTGAAGGAAGGCGTTACTCCCGCCGACCTCGCCAAACCGATAGCCCAGGAACTCGCAACGCACGCATCAGAAGCGATCAGAACTAACCTCGAAGTATATCTGACCCCGCTCAACGAATACTACCGCGAAGCGAACAATGGAATCGTCGACCGGATGATCTTTACGCTTTCCGGCATTACGGTCTTCATCCTGGTAATGGCGATTGTGAATTTTGTCAATATCTCCATCGGCAATTCGTCATCCCGCTTAAAAGAAATAGGCGTACGAAAAGTCCTCGGAAGCCTCAAACGACAACTTATCGGACAGTTTCTCGCCGAGTCCATCCTGCTCTCACTCATCGCAATGTGCTTTTCGCTTGGTCTTTATGAACTTCTCCGGCCGCTTTTCGGCGATATCCTGGGAAAAGAAATAGCGTCGCTGCGCTCGCTGATGCCCTATTCGCTCTTGATCCCCGTCGTCGGTTCGGCGGTCATCGGGGCGCTCGCGGGACTTTACCCGGCATTAGTACTCTCGCGACTACCGTCCGTCGAATCGATGAAGGGTAAATTGAAATCCGTCAGGGACAATATCGTTTTCAGGCGGTCTCTTATCGCCCTGCAATTTATAATCGCATTGCTCGTGTTTGCCGGAGCAGGTATTGTCGCACGACAGGTCGATTATTTCTTCCGTAAAAATCTCGGTTACGAGAAGGAATCGCTTGTAACCATCGGCGTCCCCCGCGACTGGACGCCCGCCGGTCTGGTCAGAATGGAACAGGTACGCGACGGGCTCGGAAGGCTTAAAGAAGTTAAAGACATCACGCTTTCATACGAGATCCCTAATGGCAACGGCAGTTATTTTGGGTTTTACAAACCCGGCCAGGATTCGACAAACGCCGCTCTTGCTACTGTTTTGCGTACGGATGTTTCCTATGCCAGGACTTACGGCATCAGCCTTATCGCAGGAGAATTTCTTCAAGCCCCGCATACCGCCTACCAGCCCGATCGCGTAGTAATGAACGAAACTGCCATCAAATCCCTCGGGTACGCGAATGCGCAAGCGGCAATCGGGGAGCAGGTACGAGTGCATTTTTATAGCAAGCCATTGGCTATCACCGGTGTTGTCCGGGACTTCCATTTCGAATCGATGCACCAGCCCATTAAACCGCTCGTTTTCGCTGACGTCCGCGGCACCAATACATACCGGTATCTCAGCCTCCGTCTGAATCCCGGCAATATCGGAGAGACTATGGCTGCTGTTCAGGACAAGTGGCGCGAACTCATGCCGGACGCCCCATTCGAATACACCTTTATGGATAGTACGCTACAAAAGTTGTATCAAACCGAAATTCAGCTCAAAAAAGCCTCGCGGGTTGCTACATTGCTTTCCCTGATTATCGTCCTCTTGGGCATAATGGGCATGGTTTCACTCAATGTCGCCAGGCGTACGCGGGAAGTCGGTATCCGAAAGGTGCTGGGCGCCACGGGCATACAAGTGGTCGTGCTTTTTCTCAAAGAGTTTCTGGCAATTCTGTCAGGGGCCATTCTGTTGGCATTCCCGTTGGCCGCCCTCCTGGGAAATCAGTGGTTAGAAAGTTATGCCTACCGCATCCGGATCGGCTGGGAAATATTCGGGATTATCGCTGTGCTCTTCGGCATGTTGATCACCCTGTCGGTCTGCATACAAACGTACAAGGCTGCGATAATGAATCCGGTGAAGAGTTTGAAAAGTGACTGA
- a CDS encoding DUF5615 family PIN-like protein, protein MKILIDQNISQRILPLQQPYFDNLDHLKYVGLTDAADYDIFMFARAKGYQAIITLHDDFMKLINQFHEPPKIIWVRTGNISTRVLSNILANKIETIREFIQDTDFDIYEVFRP, encoded by the coding sequence ATGAAAATTCTGATAGATCAGAATATTTCGCAGCGGATTTTACCTTTACAGCAGCCTTATTTTGACAATCTGGATCACCTTAAGTATGTTGGCCTTACGGATGCGGCAGACTATGACATTTTTATGTTTGCGAGAGCTAAGGGCTATCAGGCCATTATTACACTCCATGACGATTTCATGAAACTGATTAACCAGTTTCATGAACCCCCGAAAATCATCTGGGTCAGAACCGGGAATATTTCCACAAGAGTACTTTCAAACATTCTCGCGAATAAAATAGAGACAATTAGAGAATTCATTCAGGATACAGACTTCGATATTTATGAGGTTTTCAGGCCTTAA
- a CDS encoding DUF433 domain-containing protein, translating to MYIYKNIITLEVGKRGGKPCIRGIRITVEDILRWLASGMSFEDILFDFPELTREDIITALEFSADQQKRTLFDVAA from the coding sequence ATGTATATCTACAAAAATATCATCACTTTGGAAGTCGGAAAACGTGGTGGCAAGCCGTGTATCAGGGGAATACGTATTACCGTCGAAGATATTCTTCGTTGGCTGGCTTCTGGAATGTCGTTTGAAGATATTCTATTTGACTTTCCGGAATTGACGCGGGAAGACATTATAACCGCGCTGGAATTTTCTGCGGATCAACAGAAACGGACGCTTTTCGATGTAGCGGCATGA
- a CDS encoding MFS transporter, giving the protein MKKIASNDPYAALRYADFRFFVSNSFLFSATIRIQEVIVGYELYKTTHDPLALGLVGLAEAIPFIITSLFGGYVADQKNKISIMHVSLVVILLGSGILYTAFQPSVYNRLADWQHLAVIYSVFGLIGFAKGFYSPAASSLKPFLVPRTIYHNSSTWSSSFSQAGAIIGPAAAGFLYAYLGLTHTLMIVIGNFLICWFLLGLIKTRPEFPKIVTPIMESLKEGFKFVFKTRIVLYAMTLDLFSVLFGGVIALLPIFAEDILKVGPEGLGLLRAAPSIGSMLTMFAMAYFPPTHNAWRNMLVAVAGFGVFTLVFAVSTNFMLSCAALFATGVFDSVSVIIRQTILQIYPPDEMRGRVAAVNGIFVSSSNELGAFESGVMAKAFGTVPSVMMGGILTLLVVTWVYLRSRDLLAVKLS; this is encoded by the coding sequence TTGAAGAAAATAGCTTCTAACGACCCGTACGCAGCACTTCGCTATGCCGATTTCCGGTTTTTCGTATCCAATTCCTTCCTTTTTTCCGCCACGATCCGTATTCAGGAAGTGATCGTCGGTTATGAACTGTACAAAACCACGCACGATCCGCTGGCATTGGGACTCGTTGGTCTGGCGGAGGCTATTCCCTTCATTATCACCTCGCTTTTCGGGGGCTATGTCGCGGATCAGAAGAACAAGATATCGATCATGCATGTCAGTCTGGTCGTGATTCTGCTCGGCTCGGGTATCCTTTATACGGCCTTTCAGCCCTCGGTATACAACCGACTGGCCGACTGGCAGCATTTGGCCGTGATTTATTCGGTTTTCGGGTTGATTGGTTTCGCAAAGGGTTTTTATTCTCCTGCGGCGAGTTCGTTGAAACCGTTCCTGGTGCCGCGGACGATTTACCATAACTCGTCTACGTGGAGTAGTTCGTTTTCGCAAGCCGGTGCTATTATCGGGCCTGCGGCGGCGGGTTTTTTGTATGCTTACCTGGGCCTTACCCACACTTTGATGATCGTCATAGGCAATTTCCTGATCTGCTGGTTTTTGTTGGGCCTGATCAAAACGCGGCCGGAGTTTCCCAAGATCGTTACGCCCATTATGGAAAGCCTCAAAGAGGGCTTCAAATTTGTATTTAAAACGCGTATAGTGCTATATGCTATGACGTTGGATCTGTTTTCAGTCCTCTTTGGCGGTGTGATCGCCCTGCTTCCGATTTTTGCCGAGGATATACTGAAAGTCGGTCCCGAGGGGCTCGGGTTGCTACGTGCTGCACCGTCTATCGGCTCGATGCTGACAATGTTTGCAATGGCCTATTTCCCGCCTACGCACAACGCCTGGCGGAATATGCTGGTAGCAGTGGCCGGTTTCGGCGTGTTTACGCTGGTGTTCGCGGTTTCTACGAATTTTATGCTTTCCTGCGCAGCGTTGTTCGCGACGGGCGTTTTCGATAGTGTGAGTGTAATCATCCGCCAAACCATTCTCCAGATTTATCCGCCCGATGAAATGCGGGGCCGCGTAGCTGCCGTTAACGGAATTTTCGTCAGTTCTTCCAATGAGTTGGGGGCATTCGAATCGGGTGTCATGGCGAAAGCATTCGGCACCGTGCCGTCCGTTATGATGGGCGGAATACTCACGCTTCTGGTAGTGACCTGGGTGTATTTGCGTTCGAGGGACTTGCTGGCGGTGAAGTTGAGTTAG
- a CDS encoding winged helix-turn-helix domain-containing protein, with protein sequence MGDLKMGFQRLLLMIGLSGMISIAARANSDAVRFSENVNLALRRTVHLLLLANSDSTSKIEPVSQSDAGTFSVRINHALDYDKLPPLLQQSLEAYRIERPYNVALLDCETGTLRLGYQFFDLGRPGGVPCAGRAKDKSCYTLQIRFVPEAPRPTSNTWLLISFGGTLAALGFIAWNRSRHKNIQTPVQPVSGARLAFGHSWLDTGNQLLYNTEATQALTFREAKLLALFARNVNQVLERDFILKSVWEDEGVTVGRSVDVFVSRLRKLLAPDPLVKITAVHGIGYKMEVSS encoded by the coding sequence ATGGGGGATTTAAAAATGGGATTCCAAAGGTTATTGCTGATGATCGGCTTGTCGGGAATGATTTCCATCGCCGCCAGGGCAAACAGCGATGCCGTTCGGTTTTCCGAGAACGTCAACCTCGCACTCCGGCGGACCGTACACCTGTTGCTGCTGGCGAATAGCGACTCGACATCGAAGATCGAGCCAGTGAGCCAGTCGGATGCCGGCACGTTTTCCGTGCGGATAAATCACGCCCTCGATTATGACAAGCTTCCTCCGTTATTGCAACAATCGCTGGAAGCCTATCGCATCGAACGTCCGTATAACGTAGCCCTACTGGATTGCGAAACGGGCACGCTTCGCCTCGGGTACCAGTTTTTTGACCTCGGGCGGCCGGGCGGCGTTCCATGTGCGGGCCGCGCGAAGGATAAAAGTTGTTATACCTTGCAAATCCGGTTTGTGCCCGAAGCTCCCCGACCGACCAGTAACACCTGGTTGCTGATTTCGTTCGGCGGGACGCTCGCAGCACTGGGTTTTATCGCATGGAACCGGTCGCGGCATAAAAATATCCAGACGCCGGTTCAACCGGTTTCCGGTGCGCGTCTCGCATTCGGCCATTCGTGGCTCGACACCGGCAACCAATTGCTTTATAATACCGAAGCAACCCAGGCACTCACTTTTCGTGAAGCCAAATTGCTGGCTCTGTTTGCCCGGAATGTGAATCAGGTGCTCGAAAGGGATTTTATTCTCAAATCGGTTTGGGAAGATGAAGGAGTAACCGTCGGCCGGAGCGTCGATGTATTCGTTTCGCGGCTCCGAAAACTGTTGGCACCCGACCCGCTTGTCAAAATTACCGCCGTTCATGGCATAGGGTACAAAATGGAGGTCTCTTCCTGA